One genomic region from Methanobrevibacter woesei encodes:
- a CDS encoding TrpB-like pyridoxal phosphate-dependent enzyme, protein MAKNFKITLSSDEVPKNWYNINADLPEPLPKPKNSEGHDQIAALEKAFTKAALEQEFSTERYIKIPNEVRELYMQMGRPSPLFRATRLEEKLNTPAKIYYKREDTSPTGSHKLNSAIPQAYFAKKEGVERLTTETGAGQWGTALSLACNLLDLECTVYMVRVSFNQKPDRKNIMNIYDGQVFASPSNNTKVGREILEKDPDHPGSLGIAISEAMEEALEYDNVKYTLGSVLNHVMLHQTVIGQELKVQLEKAEEEPDVMIACTGGGSNFAGALFPFIKDKIDGNSDTQFIGVEPSACPTLTKGSYEYDFGDTNGFTPLMKMYTLGHDFVAPTVHAGGLRYHGMSPQVSLLADHGLFEARSAHQQDVFKAGIMFARNEGVLPAPETTHAIKAGIDEALKAKETGEEKTIVINFSGHGMLDLKGYASYFEGTMPNSK, encoded by the coding sequence ATGGCGAAAAATTTCAAAATTACTTTATCATCTGACGAAGTGCCTAAAAATTGGTATAATATTAATGCAGACTTGCCTGAACCTTTACCAAAACCTAAAAATAGTGAAGGTCATGACCAAATAGCTGCACTAGAAAAAGCTTTTACTAAAGCTGCTTTAGAACAAGAATTTTCTACTGAAAGATATATTAAAATTCCTAATGAAGTTAGAGAGTTATATATGCAAATGGGTAGGCCTTCTCCATTGTTTAGAGCTACTCGTTTAGAAGAAAAACTCAATACTCCTGCTAAAATTTATTATAAACGTGAAGATACTTCACCTACTGGTTCTCATAAGTTAAATAGTGCAATTCCACAAGCTTATTTTGCTAAAAAAGAAGGGGTTGAAAGATTAACAACCGAAACTGGTGCAGGACAATGGGGTACTGCTTTATCATTAGCTTGTAATTTACTTGATTTAGAATGTACTGTTTATATGGTGAGAGTTTCATTTAATCAAAAACCTGATAGAAAGAATATAATGAACATCTATGATGGTCAAGTTTTCGCTTCTCCAAGTAATAACACAAAAGTTGGTCGTGAAATATTAGAAAAAGACCCTGATCACCCTGGATCTTTAGGAATAGCTATTTCTGAAGCAATGGAAGAAGCTTTGGAATATGATAATGTTAAATATACCTTGGGTAGTGTATTAAATCATGTAATGTTACATCAAACTGTTATTGGTCAGGAACTTAAGGTTCAACTAGAAAAAGCTGAAGAAGAACCTGATGTTATGATTGCTTGTACTGGTGGTGGAAGTAACTTTGCTGGTGCTTTATTCCCATTTATTAAAGATAAAATTGATGGAAATTCTGATACACAATTCATTGGTGTAGAGCCTAGTGCTTGCCCTACTTTAACTAAAGGTTCTTATGAATATGACTTTGGAGATACTAATGGTTTCACCCCTCTTATGAAAATGTATACCTTAGGACATGACTTCGTTGCTCCTACTGTTCATGCTGGTGGATTAAGATATCATGGAATGTCTCCTCAAGTATCTTTACTTGCTGATCATGGATTATTTGAAGCAAGGTCTGCTCATCAACAAGATGTATTTAAAGCAGGAATCATGTTTGCTAGAAATGAAGGTGTTTTACCTGCTCCTGAGACTACTCATGCTATTAAAGCAGGTATTGATGAAGCACTTAAGGCTAAAGAAACTGGTGAAGAAAAAACTATTGTTATTAACTTCTCAGGTCATGGAATGCTTGACCTTAAAGGTTATGCTAGCTATTTCGAAGGAACTATGCCTAACAGCAAATAA
- a CDS encoding sugar phosphate isomerase/epimerase family protein: MKSLEDMEKIAKENNFEMIELLSEGPYAPGYLLENSHLLEPLKNTSLEICIHAPNVDLNVASINRGIKEESKRQLFETIDLAAEISATAITLHPGHIGRIEKRIKDMATEIAIESVGELVDYGKEKNVIVSVENMPNRAKFLGTTPEDIERISEGSGSNITIDTGHANTTEYCSEFFDLKNISYFHLNDNDGIKDQHVSLGEGTLDLELLKKVNKGILELNTFEKVLKSQKVISNI; the protein is encoded by the coding sequence ATGAAATCATTAGAAGATATGGAAAAAATAGCTAAAGAAAATAATTTTGAAATGATAGAATTATTATCAGAAGGTCCTTATGCTCCAGGTTATCTATTAGAAAATAGCCATCTTTTAGAACCGCTAAAAAACACATCTTTAGAAATATGCATCCATGCTCCCAATGTCGACTTAAATGTAGCTAGTATAAATAGAGGAATAAAAGAAGAAAGTAAAAGACAACTTTTTGAAACAATAGATTTGGCAGCAGAAATATCAGCAACTGCAATAACTTTACATCCAGGACATATTGGAAGAATTGAAAAAAGAATTAAAGATATGGCTACTGAGATTGCTATTGAATCTGTTGGAGAATTAGTTGATTATGGAAAAGAAAAAAATGTAATTGTTTCTGTTGAAAATATGCCAAATCGTGCAAAGTTTTTAGGAACTACTCCTGAAGATATTGAAAGAATCAGCGAAGGTAGTGGCTCAAATATTACAATTGACACTGGTCATGCAAATACAACTGAATACTGTAGTGAATTTTTTGATTTGAAAAATATTAGCTATTTTCACTTAAATGACAATGATGGCATAAAAGACCAGCATGTATCCTTAGGTGAAGGCACATTAGATTTAGAATTGTTAAAAAAAGTTAATAAAGGAATTTTAGAGTTAAATACATTTGAAAAAGTGTTGAAAAGTCAAAAAGTAATATCTAATATCTGA
- a CDS encoding DUF63 family protein, with the protein MDLGLPEIIENIFYSGYTVFNTLTYGIILIVILYLIIKLFEKLEINPKSIIYSLIPFIFIGSCTRALVDNGVFPLNVFLITPGIYFMVGIAAIISLIVSVLIWRKYDIDYRYTIFLIGILFAIIPLVNIQHINIEIILQIVIPWILIVAIFAFIGRYWKLYRNKINLSILAVHVFDATTTFIAVDFYNYQEQHVLPGFLYDLSSTAITMYPLKIVAITLALYLIDEYIDDENINGLLKLTVFVLGLAPGLRNCLTMAMGI; encoded by the coding sequence ATGGACCTTGGACTTCCAGAAATAATAGAAAATATATTTTATTCAGGATATACAGTGTTTAATACATTGACATATGGTATAATATTAATAGTAATATTATATTTAATAATAAAATTATTCGAGAAACTAGAGATAAATCCAAAGTCAATAATATACTCTTTAATACCATTTATTTTTATTGGATCCTGTACAAGAGCACTAGTAGATAATGGAGTTTTTCCATTAAATGTGTTTTTAATAACTCCTGGAATATACTTTATGGTAGGAATAGCAGCAATCATCTCCTTGATAGTGAGTGTTTTAATTTGGAGAAAATATGATATTGATTATAGATATACAATATTTCTCATAGGAATATTATTTGCAATTATTCCTCTTGTGAATATACAGCATATCAATATAGAAATTATACTTCAAATAGTGATTCCATGGATATTAATAGTAGCTATCTTTGCATTCATTGGAAGATATTGGAAATTATACAGAAATAAAATAAATTTATCAATACTTGCAGTCCATGTATTTGACGCAACTACAACTTTTATAGCTGTAGATTTTTATAATTATCAAGAACAACATGTATTGCCAGGATTTCTTTATGATTTAAGCTCAACAGCCATAACAATGTATCCTCTAAAAATAGTTGCAATAACATTAGCACTTTATCTAATAGATGAATACATTGATGATGAGAATATCAACGGACTTTTAAAATTAACTGTTTTTGTACTGGGACTTGCACCAGGTTTGAGAAATTGTCTTACAATGGCAATGGGAATATAA
- a CDS encoding DUF1786 domain-containing protein, with the protein MRILSIDVGKGTQDIMVYDSTKEIENSIKLVLPSPHLYIGQIMADVENDIYFNGEIMGGGNLKKRILEHMDKGYKVVMEERCAKTIRDNLKEVESLGIEIADSSKSYCGYTKITLGDIDITKLAEFLIGYDLNFDFDKIAIAVQDHGHNDNMGDRDFRFEKIREKLTEPLEPEKFGMCGNVPEYYSRMKGVEKRLEDEGIEIEPLLMDTKFASIAGMQYDKVAERLNSYIAIDIGNGHTTAASIEDGKIQGLFEHHTSALTGESLERYIKRLADGVITNEEVYNDHGHGAHILNPISKIEKVIVAGPKRELIEKTNLDWHHACPGGDVMMTGTIGLIKTIEKEYNV; encoded by the coding sequence ATGAGAATTTTATCAATCGATGTAGGAAAAGGAACACAGGACATAATGGTCTATGATAGTACAAAGGAAATAGAAAATTCTATTAAATTAGTACTTCCATCCCCTCATTTATATATTGGACAAATAATGGCTGATGTTGAAAATGACATCTATTTTAATGGAGAAATAATGGGTGGAGGAAATCTAAAAAAAAGAATACTTGAACACATGGACAAGGGATATAAAGTAGTAATGGAAGAGCGCTGTGCAAAAACAATAAGAGATAATCTAAAAGAAGTAGAATCTCTTGGAATAGAAATTGCAGACAGTAGTAAAAGTTATTGTGGATATACAAAAATAACTTTAGGTGATATTGACATTACTAAACTTGCAGAATTCCTAATAGGGTATGATTTAAACTTTGATTTTGATAAAATAGCTATTGCAGTACAAGATCATGGCCACAATGATAATATGGGTGATAGAGACTTTAGATTTGAAAAAATCAGAGAAAAATTAACAGAACCCCTTGAACCAGAAAAATTTGGAATGTGTGGTAATGTTCCAGAATATTACTCAAGAATGAAAGGCGTTGAAAAAAGATTAGAAGATGAAGGAATTGAAATAGAACCTTTATTAATGGATACAAAATTCGCTTCAATAGCTGGAATGCAATATGATAAAGTGGCTGAAAGATTAAACAGTTATATTGCAATCGATATTGGAAATGGACATACAACAGCAGCATCAATAGAAGATGGGAAAATCCAAGGATTATTTGAACATCATACTTCTGCACTAACAGGTGAATCATTAGAAAGATACATAAAAAGACTTGCTGATGGCGTAATAACAAATGAAGAAGTCTACAATGACCATGGACATGGAGCACATATATTAAATCCAATATCTAAAATTGAAAAAGTAATAGTTGCTGGACCTAAAAGAGAATTAATAGAAAAAACAAATCTAGACTGGCATCATGCATGTCCTGGTGGAGATGTAATGATGACTGGAACCATTGGATTAATAAAAACAATAGAAAAGGAATATAATGTATAG
- a CDS encoding HAD-IC family P-type ATPase — translation MKKAIVFDNSGTLLERYRVIKDIANNSIFTDVNSLDLIDSNSSLALVVLQMNASVLSSLNQDYLISNLIRDNDIEFDVSFTTKDISKSELKEIIYNEKIATIKDITDGFDTLHEKIPQMELCNGSALIIDIDKKVISYTITSAGRLFPEVLSTVEELKNRGIELFIASGDRKGAISRLACMLNINENNAFGTVSTAQKCEIVSDLQSKGYKVMMVGDGLNDLLAFKKADVSVLTLEQKEEVSPKLYNKTDFVVEDISQILDITF, via the coding sequence ATGAAAAAAGCTATTGTTTTTGATAATTCAGGTACATTGCTTGAAAGATATCGTGTTATTAAAGATATTGCAAATAATTCTATTTTTACAGATGTTAATTCACTTGACTTAATTGATTCTAATTCAAGTTTGGCATTAGTTGTACTTCAGATGAATGCAAGTGTCCTTTCATCACTTAATCAGGATTATCTCATTTCTAATTTAATTAGAGATAATGATATTGAGTTTGATGTAAGTTTTACTACAAAAGATATTTCAAAATCTGAATTAAAGGAAATTATTTATAATGAGAAAATAGCTACTATTAAAGATATTACTGATGGTTTTGATACACTTCATGAGAAAATTCCTCAAATGGAATTATGTAATGGTTCAGCATTAATTATTGACATTGATAAAAAGGTAATTTCTTATACTATTACATCTGCAGGTAGATTATTCCCTGAAGTTTTGAGCACTGTTGAAGAACTAAAAAACAGGGGTATTGAGTTGTTTATCGCTTCAGGTGATAGAAAAGGAGCTATTTCTAGATTAGCATGCATGCTTAATATTAATGAGAATAATGCATTTGGAACTGTTTCTACAGCTCAAAAATGTGAAATTGTTTCTGATTTACAATCTAAAGGTTATAAAGTAATGATGGTTGGAGATGGTCTTAATGATCTTCTTGCTTTTAAAAAAGCTGATGTTTCTGTTTTAACTTTAGAACAAAAAGAAGAAGTATCTCCAAAACTTTATAATAAAACTGATTTTGTAGTTGAAGATATATCTCAGATATTAGATATTACTTTTTGA
- a CDS encoding 2-isopropylmalate synthase: MYGKDMETIKKENMNLADKIYIFDTTLRDGEQAPGVALTVDEKIQIAQSLDKLGVDKIEAGFPASSKGEIESCRKIHNLVDCTTVGLARTVFKDIDAVLDADLDYMHTFIGTSPLHRDYKLKMSKEKIIETAINAVEYGKDHGLTIEFSAEDATRTEGDFLFDVYRSVVDAGADFLNVPDTVGVLTPIVTKQLITDLKNEFTTPISVHFHNDFGLATANTLTAIECGANQAHVTVNGIGERTGNSALEEIVVALHAAYGIDLDIDTTQLYNISDSVSRITGIKKPVNKPIVGDNAFAHESGIHVHGILNNALTYEPISPELVGHSRRIIIGKHTGANALKSKLDEFNIDLNEEQFDNVFSQIKALGDKGKTITDSDLKSLAINEISSAKETPIVLKGLGLLSGAIVSSTATVKLEIYGEEKETSATGVGPVDAALNAIRSLIQDTLDVELEEYNVEAITGGTDALAEVFVISSDSEGNKSTGRSTNEDIVMASILAVLDSINKLLLLQRVNQ; the protein is encoded by the coding sequence ATGTATGGTAAAGATATGGAAACTATTAAAAAAGAAAATATGAATTTAGCAGATAAAATTTATATTTTTGATACCACCTTGAGAGACGGCGAACAAGCTCCAGGTGTTGCTTTAACAGTTGACGAAAAAATCCAGATTGCTCAAAGTTTGGATAAATTGGGAGTTGACAAAATTGAAGCAGGTTTCCCAGCATCTTCTAAAGGTGAAATAGAATCTTGCCGTAAAATTCATAATCTTGTTGATTGTACTACTGTTGGACTAGCTAGAACCGTTTTTAAAGACATTGATGCTGTTCTTGATGCTGATTTAGACTATATGCATACTTTTATCGGCACATCACCTCTTCATAGAGATTATAAATTAAAAATGTCTAAAGAGAAAATCATAGAAACTGCTATTAATGCAGTTGAATATGGTAAAGATCATGGTTTAACAATAGAGTTTTCTGCAGAAGATGCAACAAGAACTGAAGGTGATTTTCTTTTTGATGTTTACCGTTCTGTTGTTGATGCTGGTGCTGATTTTTTAAATGTTCCAGATACTGTTGGTGTTTTAACTCCTATTGTAACTAAACAATTAATCACAGACCTTAAAAATGAATTTACAACTCCTATTAGTGTTCATTTCCATAATGATTTTGGTCTTGCTACTGCAAACACCTTAACAGCTATTGAATGTGGTGCAAATCAGGCTCATGTAACTGTTAATGGTATTGGTGAGAGAACTGGTAATTCTGCACTTGAAGAGATTGTTGTTGCCTTACATGCAGCTTATGGAATTGATTTAGATATTGATACTACTCAGCTCTATAACATTTCTGATTCCGTTTCTAGGATTACTGGTATTAAAAAACCTGTAAACAAACCAATTGTTGGAGACAATGCATTTGCTCATGAATCTGGAATCCATGTTCATGGAATTTTAAACAATGCTTTAACTTATGAACCAATTTCTCCTGAACTTGTTGGTCATTCCAGACGTATCATTATTGGAAAACATACAGGAGCTAATGCTTTAAAATCTAAATTAGATGAATTTAATATAGATTTAAATGAAGAACAATTTGATAATGTGTTTTCTCAAATTAAAGCATTAGGTGATAAAGGTAAGACAATTACTGATTCTGATTTAAAATCTTTAGCTATTAATGAAATCAGTTCTGCAAAAGAAACTCCTATTGTTCTTAAGGGATTAGGTCTTCTATCTGGAGCAATTGTATCTTCAACAGCTACTGTAAAGTTAGAAATTTATGGTGAAGAAAAAGAAACATCTGCTACTGGAGTAGGTCCAGTTGATGCTGCATTAAATGCTATTAGATCTTTAATTCAAGATACATTAGATGTTGAACTTGAAGAGTATAATGTTGAAGCTATCACTGGCGGTACTGATGCATTAGCTGAAGTATTTGTTATCAGTTCTGATTCCGAAGGTAATAAATCTACTGGAAGATCTACTAATGAAGATATTGTTATGGCAAGTATTTTAGCAGTTCTTGATTCTATTAATAAATTATTACTTTTACAAAGAGTTAATCAATAA
- a CDS encoding AAA family ATPase, with product MAKKRQSGLGKGLDSLIPDIYNEDFDSNTNLSLEDILSENSNKEETEVIEEPIAEEDNNEETSEEYVEVDLEEDIEDNESPEEVIEEPIEEESGEGSDLKVEEESLNEEESDLENEEVSEDDSVEIEDDEDDKEISDDAHQDESETPQDEEIVETSQEISDNEENQEEIVLTEKEIAHIEEVKEIVAKNPRITLWSSQSAAVFRYLRKTEPEFSISKEASILIDEAVSKKYPDIWKLFEED from the coding sequence ATGGCTAAAAAAAGACAATCTGGATTGGGAAAAGGGTTAGACTCCTTAATTCCAGATATTTATAATGAAGACTTTGATAGTAATACTAATTTATCTTTAGAAGATATTTTATCTGAAAATTCTAATAAGGAAGAAACGGAAGTTATTGAAGAACCCATAGCAGAGGAAGATAATAATGAAGAAACTTCAGAAGAATATGTTGAGGTTGATTTAGAAGAGGATATTGAAGATAATGAATCTCCTGAAGAAGTTATTGAAGAACCTATAGAAGAAGAATCTGGGGAAGGTTCCGATTTAAAAGTAGAAGAAGAATCTTTAAATGAAGAGGAATCTGATTTAGAAAATGAAGAAGTTAGTGAAGATGATTCTGTTGAGATAGAAGATGATGAAGATGATAAGGAAATTAGTGATGATGCCCATCAAGATGAAAGTGAAACACCACAAGATGAAGAAATTGTTGAAACATCCCAAGAGATATCTGATAATGAGGAAAATCAGGAAGAAATTGTTTTAACTGAAAAAGAGATTGCTCATATTGAAGAGGTTAAAGAGATTGTTGCTAAAAATCCTAGAATAACATTATGGTCTTCTCAATCTGCTGCAGTATTTAGATATTTAAGAAAAACAGAACCTGAATTCAGTATTAGTAAAGAAGCTTCTATTTTAATTGATGAAGCAGTGTCTAAAAAATATCCGGATATCTGGAAATTATTTGAGGAAGATTAG
- a CDS encoding radical SAM protein, protein MSILGKMQVLTDSAQYDLCDYVNHNKSSQVNLPGIYNATGANGCQIPLFKTLQTNKCKNDCKYCINQSKRHFTRLELSPDELAKAFLNYYNRGYVNGLFLSSGISDDEDKTMEKTIETIRILRKTYGYDDYIHLKVVPGASKDSIKRAMALANRVSINIEAATASGLAELSSTKDYNKDILKRLHWIDSLQNASTTYPNSTHTTQLIVGANNETDKEILHRMEKIYKKTDLKRSYFSAFSPVEGTEFENKKECTTERTSKLYHADSLLNSYKFKLKELVFDENDQLSLNEDPKILAANNMDIFPIEINTAPFIELIRVPGIGVKSAKRIIAIRKKYKFKDKEELRRLGVVVDRAEPYIKISGEFQPSLEFF, encoded by the coding sequence ATGAGTATTTTAGGAAAGATGCAAGTACTTACAGACTCAGCACAGTATGACCTATGTGACTATGTAAATCATAATAAGAGTTCACAAGTCAATCTACCTGGTATTTACAATGCTACTGGTGCAAATGGATGCCAAATACCTCTTTTTAAAACATTACAAACAAATAAATGTAAAAATGACTGTAAATACTGTATTAACCAATCAAAAAGACATTTTACAAGGTTAGAGCTATCACCTGATGAATTAGCTAAAGCTTTCCTAAATTATTACAACAGAGGATATGTAAATGGTCTTTTTTTAAGCTCTGGAATCTCTGATGATGAAGATAAAACTATGGAGAAAACTATAGAAACCATCCGTATTTTAAGAAAAACTTATGGTTACGATGATTATATTCATCTCAAAGTAGTTCCAGGAGCATCAAAAGACTCAATTAAAAGAGCTATGGCACTAGCTAACAGAGTAAGCATAAATATTGAAGCTGCAACAGCTAGTGGACTTGCAGAACTGTCTTCAACAAAAGATTATAATAAAGATATCCTAAAAAGGCTCCATTGGATTGATTCACTTCAAAATGCTAGTACCACATATCCCAATTCAACCCATACAACACAATTAATTGTTGGGGCTAATAATGAAACAGATAAAGAAATCTTACATAGAATGGAAAAAATCTATAAAAAAACAGATTTAAAACGTAGCTATTTTTCAGCTTTTTCACCAGTAGAAGGAACTGAATTTGAAAATAAAAAGGAATGCACTACAGAGAGAACCTCAAAACTGTATCATGCAGACAGCTTATTAAACAGCTATAAATTTAAATTAAAAGAATTAGTTTTCGATGAAAATGACCAATTATCACTTAATGAAGATCCTAAAATACTGGCTGCAAATAATATGGACATTTTCCCAATTGAAATAAATACAGCACCATTTATTGAATTAATAAGAGTGCCTGGAATTGGTGTAAAATCAGCAAAAAGAATAATAGCTATTAGAAAAAAGTATAAATTTAAAGATAAAGAAGAATTGAGAAGATTAGGTGTTGTGGTTGACCGTGCTGAACCTTATATTAAGATAAGTGGAGAATTTCAACCATCCCTTGAATTTTTCTAA
- a CDS encoding CehA/McbA family metallohydrolase has product MYSLDPHIHSCYSPDSLTKIEDIIAKSIDLKLDIIAISDHNTVEGSKVAVELTKNRDDILVIPSIEISSEKGHILGFGCEEKIEEGLPAQETIDKIRDQGGIAIIPHPYCYYRHGLLHKINYKTLDFDAIEVKNARFIIGYCNNKAKNISEYDNIPGLGSSDAHYVEFIGDCYTNIDCEMDIDSVLKAIKKGKVEVHGKGTSNIELSKYLFHKHIH; this is encoded by the coding sequence ATGTATAGTTTAGATCCCCATATACACAGTTGTTATTCTCCAGATAGTTTAACAAAAATAGAAGATATAATAGCAAAATCTATCGACCTTAAATTAGATATAATAGCTATCAGTGACCACAATACAGTAGAAGGATCAAAAGTTGCAGTAGAACTTACAAAAAATCGGGACGATATACTCGTAATTCCATCTATTGAGATTTCATCTGAAAAAGGGCATATTTTAGGCTTTGGATGTGAAGAAAAGATAGAAGAAGGATTACCTGCTCAAGAAACAATTGATAAAATTCGTGACCAAGGAGGAATAGCTATTATTCCCCACCCATATTGTTATTATAGACACGGACTTCTACATAAAATAAATTATAAAACATTAGATTTTGATGCAATAGAAGTAAAAAATGCAAGATTTATAATAGGTTACTGTAACAATAAAGCAAAAAATATTTCTGAATATGATAATATACCAGGTCTTGGATCAAGTGATGCACATTATGTAGAATTTATTGGAGATTGCTACACAAATATCGATTGTGAAATGGATATAGACAGTGTATTGAAAGCAATTAAGAAAGGGAAAGTAGAAGTTCATGGAAAAGGAACTTCCAACATTGAATTATCAAAATATTTATTCCATAAACACATTCATTAA
- a CDS encoding acyltransferase: MMEISPKRILYLDEVRSLAIILVVVGHLTRLFSYDFNSWLFCSGFFSLTRVGVPLFFTVSGALLLTRKHVIEEFLKKRFKRVVLPFVFWIITYILIGIIFLNYDLTPTFLMDTAFGVGDYSAIFWFIWSLIGVYLLVPVVSSFIREYKKGAEYLILITVILSLLYTIGFFDYPNMKYNFKVVFYFFPVFGYFILGSYLHNHEFKYSKKKSFGIGALLFIVGILGHFTLIVLKGWGSTALAPIDFFNIFVIAETAGLFIMFKYADVKMIKDSIKPLKQQTLGKAIVLFSSCSFGIYFSHYILLRILFYCTPLSAILKTNAYLWLPVSSIILISVSWALIWTMSKFPLLKIGSGVK, encoded by the coding sequence ATGATGGAAATAAGCCCTAAGAGAATTTTATATTTAGATGAAGTACGTTCACTTGCAATTATTCTTGTTGTAGTTGGACATTTAACACGATTATTTTCCTATGATTTTAATAGCTGGCTTTTTTGTTCAGGATTCTTTTCATTAACCCGTGTTGGAGTACCCTTATTTTTCACAGTAAGTGGAGCCTTATTATTAACAAGAAAACATGTAATTGAAGAATTCTTAAAAAAGCGATTTAAACGTGTTGTACTGCCTTTTGTATTTTGGATTATAACCTATATTTTAATTGGAATTATATTTTTAAACTATGACTTAACACCAACATTTCTTATGGACACTGCATTTGGTGTAGGAGATTATAGTGCTATATTCTGGTTTATATGGTCATTAATTGGTGTTTATCTATTAGTTCCTGTTGTAAGCAGTTTTATAAGAGAATATAAAAAAGGAGCAGAATATCTTATATTAATAACAGTTATTCTATCCCTATTATATACAATAGGATTTTTCGACTATCCAAACATGAAATATAATTTTAAAGTAGTCTTTTACTTCTTCCCAGTATTTGGATACTTTATCTTAGGATCATATCTCCATAATCATGAATTCAAATATTCAAAAAAGAAATCCTTTGGAATAGGAGCATTATTATTTATTGTAGGAATACTTGGACATTTCACATTAATCGTCTTAAAAGGATGGGGAAGTACAGCTTTAGCACCAATTGACTTCTTTAATATATTTGTAATAGCTGAAACTGCAGGTTTATTTATAATGTTTAAGTATGCAGATGTTAAAATGATAAAAGACTCCATCAAGCCATTGAAACAACAAACATTAGGAAAAGCAATTGTTTTATTTAGTAGCTGTAGTTTTGGAATTTACTTCTCACATTACATATTACTTAGAATTCTATTCTATTGTACACCATTATCGGCTATTTTAAAAACAAATGCCTATTTATGGCTTCCAGTTTCTTCAATAATATTAATAAGTGTTAGTTGGGCATTAATATGGACAATGAGTAAATTCCCATTATTAAAAATTGGAAGTGGAGTGAAATAA
- a CDS encoding ParA family protein — MGEVIAVMNQKGGCGKTTTVVNTATSLALMGKSVLVVDMDPQANATTSFGIDKTKLENTIYDAITGKISVKKAAIPTFIKNLFIIPSNMSLSGAGVELSEKENYHIILKNTLRGIVDLFDYIFIDLPPSLGVITVNALVASDSVLIPIQAEYYALEGVADLISTIKLVEKRLRSPTPIKGILLTLYDKRTRLSRDVHKELKKYFESRNLLFKTIIPRNIRLAEAPSHGKPCLIYDPESTGTKAYLNLANEIIERDNQVL, encoded by the coding sequence TTGGGTGAAGTAATAGCTGTTATGAATCAAAAAGGAGGTTGTGGAAAGACTACTACTGTTGTTAATACTGCAACTTCATTAGCTTTAATGGGTAAATCAGTTTTAGTTGTGGATATGGATCCTCAGGCTAATGCAACTACAAGTTTTGGGATTGATAAGACAAAATTAGAAAATACAATTTATGATGCTATAACTGGTAAAATTAGTGTTAAAAAAGCTGCAATTCCTACTTTTATAAAAAATTTATTTATTATTCCAAGTAACATGTCTTTAAGTGGTGCAGGTGTAGAATTAAGTGAAAAAGAGAATTATCACATTATTTTAAAAAACACCCTTAGGGGCATAGTTGATTTATTCGATTATATTTTCATTGATTTACCTCCTTCATTAGGTGTAATAACTGTTAATGCATTAGTTGCATCAGACAGTGTTTTAATCCCTATTCAAGCAGAATATTATGCTTTAGAAGGTGTAGCTGATTTAATTAGCACTATTAAATTAGTTGAAAAAAGATTAAGAAGCCCAACTCCTATTAAAGGAATACTTCTAACATTATATGATAAAAGAACTAGACTTAGTAGAGATGTTCATAAAGAGCTTAAAAAATACTTTGAAAGCCGTAATTTATTATTTAAAACTATTATTCCAAGGAATATCCGTCTTGCTGAAGCTCCTAGTCATGGAAAACCATGTTTAATCTATGATCCAGAAAGTACAGGAACTAAAGCTTATCTAAACTTAGCAAATGAAATAATTGAAAGGGACAATCAGGTGTTGTAA